One window from the genome of [Limnothrix rosea] IAM M-220 encodes:
- the psb28 gene encoding photosystem II reaction center protein Psb28, which yields MTPRIEFFNGITEDLSNVSLQRDPRTGVKSVAMTFEQLNALERFQSFTSGFNGVVSLIDEEGDIAVTPSSCRIIFGGDEGDDLRGVICRFEIDQENHWERFMRFMNRYADENGFAYGEPDEGQ from the coding sequence ATTACGCCTCGCATCGAATTTTTTAACGGTATTACAGAAGATCTCAGTAACGTTAGTCTCCAACGCGATCCGCGTACTGGTGTGAAATCCGTTGCAATGACCTTTGAGCAGCTCAATGCATTAGAGCGATTCCAAAGCTTTACGAGTGGTTTTAATGGCGTTGTTAGCCTCATTGACGAAGAAGGTGATATTGCTGTGACCCCATCGAGTTGTCGCATTATTTTTGGTGGCGATGAAGGGGATGACCTGCGTGGTGTGATTTGTCGCTTTGAAATTGACCAAGAAAATCATTGGGAGCGGTTTATGCGGTTTATGAATCGTTATGCCGACGAAAATGGGTTTGCCTATGGTGAGCCTGACGAGGGGCAATAG
- a CDS encoding PetM family cytochrome b6-f complex subunit 7, which translates to MSAESMMFNGFIIAITTVLFGMAWGFLILKIQNKSTGKAD; encoded by the coding sequence ATGAGCGCAGAAAGCATGATGTTTAATGGCTTTATCATCGCCATTACCACTGTTCTTTTCGGTATGGCATGGGGATTTTTGATCCTCAAAATCCAGAATAAGTCTACGGGTAAGGCTGACTAA
- the dcd gene encoding dCTP deaminase, producing MLKNDIWILDQAKQGMITPFEPSLMRQIQIDNNTQVPALSYGLSSYGYDIRLSPEEFLIFRHIPGTVVNPKAFSPQNLEKVDLQQDEYGDYFIIPANSYGLGVSLEKIQMPANVTAICLGKSTYARVGLIANTTPLEASWRGAITLEFSNSSSTDCRIYANEGVVQLLFFEGEPCKTTYSDRGGKYQDQEERVTLPRV from the coding sequence ATGCTCAAAAATGACATTTGGATTTTAGACCAAGCTAAACAAGGAATGATCACCCCCTTCGAGCCGAGTCTCATGCGTCAGATTCAGATCGACAATAATACGCAAGTGCCAGCGTTAAGCTACGGTTTATCTAGCTATGGCTACGATATTCGTCTCAGCCCCGAAGAATTTCTCATTTTTCGTCACATTCCCGGCACTGTGGTCAATCCAAAAGCTTTTAGCCCCCAAAATCTTGAGAAAGTTGATCTTCAGCAAGATGAATATGGCGATTATTTTATTATCCCCGCTAATTCCTATGGCCTAGGTGTCTCCCTCGAAAAAATTCAAATGCCTGCCAATGTCACAGCTATCTGTCTGGGCAAATCAACCTATGCCCGTGTTGGTTTAATTGCCAATACCACTCCCCTAGAAGCATCTTGGCGCGGCGCAATCACATTAGAATTCAGCAATTCTTCTAGCACCGATTGTCGGATTTATGCCAACGAGGGGGTGGTGCAGCTTCTATTTTTCGAGGGAGAGCCTTGTAAAACCACCTATAGTGACCGCGGCGGGAAGTACCAAGATCAAGAGGAACGCGTTACTTTACCGCGCGTCTAG